AGCGCAGCAAGCTGGCTTCGCCGAAGGACTACGTGGTTCTGCCGGAAACCATTTCCAAGGAGCCTCTGGGCCCGGTCGTGCGTAACGGCGACGACGAGTGGCTGGCTATCGTGCGTTGGGTTGGCTATGCGCTGCTCAACACCGAAGAGGCAGGCATCACTTCGAAGAACGTCGAAGCTGAAGCCAAGTCGACCAAGAACCCGGATGTCGCTCGTATGCTCGGCGCTGACGGCGAATACGGCAAAGACCTGAAACTGCCGAAAGACTGGGTTGTGCAGATCGTCAAGCAAGTCGGCAACTACGGCGAAATCTTCGAGAAAAACCTCGGCAAGAGCACTCCGCTGGAAATCGACCGTGGCCTGAACGCCCTGTGGAACAACGGCGGCATTCAGTACGCACCACCAGTGCGCTAATGGTTCTATCACCCGGCGGGCCAACCGCCGGGTGATGTTCTTGTTCCATTTCTTGCGGGGCACTTCATGCAAAATTCAATCGGCGCACCAAAGCAGAGGCTCAGCCTCAGCGATCCACGAGTGCGTGCGTGGCTATTCCAGATCATCACTGTTGTGGCGGTGGTCTCGCTGGGTTGGTACCTGTTTGACAACACGCAAACCAACCTTGAACACCGGGGCATCACTTCCGGGTTCAGCTTTCTGGAGCGCAGTGCCGGGTTCGGCATCGCTCAACACCTGATCGATTACACCGAAGCGGACAGCTATGCCCGCGTCTTCGTCATCGGTCTGCTCAACACCCTGTTGGTGACGGTGATCGGCGTGATTCTGGCGACGATTCTCGGCTTCATCATCGGCGTGGCACGGCTGTCGCAGAACTGGATCATCAGCAAACTGGCGACGGTGTATGTGGAAGTGTTCCGCAACATTCCGCCGCTGCTGCAAATCCTGTTCTGGTACTTCGCGGTATTCACGGCCATGCCGGGCCCGCGCAACAGCCACAACTTTGGCGACACCTTCTTCGTCAGCAGCCGTGGCCTGAACATGCCGGCCGCGCTGATGGCTGACGGTTTCTGGGCGTTCGTGATCGGCATCGTGGTTGCCATCATCGCCACGGTGCTGATGTGCCGCTGGGCGACCAAGCGTTTTGAAGAAACCGGCGTGCCGTTTCACAAGTTCTGGGTGGGCCTGGCGATTCTGCTGGTGATCCCGACCTTGTGCGCGTTGATCTTCGGCGCACCGCTGCACTGGGAAATGCCTGAGCTCAAAGGCTTCAACTTTGTCGGCGGCTGGGTGCTGATTCCGGAACTGTTGGCGTTGACCCTGGCCCTGACCGTTTACACCGCAGCGTTCATCGCCGAGATCGTGCGTTCCGGTATCAAGTCGGTCAGCCACGGTCAGACCGAAGCGGCGCGCTCGCTCGGCCTGCGCAACGGCCCGACCCTGCGCAAGGTGATCATCCCGCAAGCCCTGCGCGTGATCATTCCGCCGCTCACCAGCCAATACCTGAACCTGGCGAAAAACTCGTCCCTGGCGGCGGGTATCGGTTACCCGGAAATGGTTTCGCTGTTCGCCGGCACCGTACTTAACCAGACCGGTCAGGCGATCGAGGTGATTGCCATCACCATGAGCGTGTACCTGGCGATCAGTATCAGCATTTCCATGCTGATGAACTGGTACAACAAGCGCATTGCGCTGATCGAGCGGTAAGGAAAAGCGCATGACTACCCATACTTTCAAACCCGACATGCCCCCACCGAGCCGCAGCATTGGTGTCGTGGCGTGGATGCGCGCGAACATGTTTTCCAGCTGGCTCAACACCTTGCTGACACTGTTTGCGTTCTACCTGATTTACCTGGTGGTGCCACCGCTGCTCAGTTGGGCGATTGTCGATGCCAACTGGGTCGGCACCACGCGCGCCGACTGCACCAAGGAAGGCGCCTGCTGGGTGTTCATTCAGCAGCGCTTCGGCCAGTTCATGTACGGCTACTACCCGGCCGATCTGCGCTGGCGCGTAGACCTGACCGTGTGGCTGGCGGTCATCGGTGTGGCGCCGCTGTTCATCTCGCGCTTCCCGCGCAAAGCGGTGTACGGGCTGAGCTTCCTGGTGTTGTACCCGATCATCGCCTACATCCTGCTGCACGGTGGTTTTGGTCTGGCCAACGTAGCGACCAGCCAGTGGGGCGGTCTGATGCTGACGCTGGTGATTGCCACGGTCGGCATCGCCGGTGCCTTGCCGCTGGGGATTGTGCTGGCGCTTGGACGGCGTTCGAACATGCCGGCGATCCGAGTGATCTGCGTGACCTTCATCGAGTTCTGGCGCGGCGTGCCGTTGATCACGGTGCTGTTCATGTCCTCGGTGATGCTGCCGCTGTTCCTGCCCGAAGGCATGAACTTCGACAAGCTGCTGCGGGCGCTGATCGGCGTGATCCTGTTCCAGTCGGCCTACGTGGCTGAAGTGGTGCGCGGTGGTCTGCAAGCGATCCCTAAAGGTCAGTACGAAGCGGCCGCTGCGATGGGTCTGGGATACTGGCGTTCGATGGGGCTGGTGATTCTGCCGCAAGCCCTGAAGATGGTGATCCCCGGCATCGTCAACACCTTCATTGCGCTGTTCAAGGACACCAGTCTGGTGATCATCATCGGCCTCTTTGACCTGCTCAACAGCGTCAAGCAAGCCGCTGCCGATCCGAAATGGCTGGGCATGGCCACCGAAGGCTACGTGTTCGCCGCCCTGGTGTTCTGGATTTTCTGTTTTGGTATGTCGCGCTATTCCATGCATCTGGAACGCAAGCTCGACACTGGCCACAAGCGTTAGGAGTTCTCTGTAAATGAGCGAAGCAATCAAAAAGCCTGTGGGTCCTGAAGGCATCATTCAGATGCAGGGCGTCAACAAGTGGTACGGCCAGTTCCACGTGCTGAAAGACATCAACCTCAACGTCAAACAGGGCGAGCGTATCGTCCTGTGCGGTCCGTCGGGTTCCGGTAAGTCGACCACCATCCGTTGCCTCAATCGTCTGGAAGAACACCAGCAGGGCCGCATCGTCGTGGACGGCGTGGAACTGACCAATGACCTCAAGCAGATCGAAGCGATCCGTCGTGAAGTCGGCATGGTGTTCCAGCACTTCAATCTGTTCCCGCACCTGACCATTTTGCAGAACTGCACCCTGGCGCCGATGTGGGTGCGCAAGATGCCCAAGCGCAAGGCCGAGGAAATCGCCATGCATTACCTGGAGCGCGTACGCATTCCGGAGCAGGCGCATAAATTCCCGGGGCAACTGTCCGGTGGCCAGCAGCAGCGTGTGGCGATCGCTCGCGCGCTGTGCATGAAACCGAAAATCATGCTGTTCGATGAACCGACTTCAGCGCTCGACCCAGAGATGGTGAAAGAGGTTCTCGACACCATGATCGGCCTGGCCGAAGACGGCATGACCATGCTCTGCGTGACCCACGAAATGGGCTTCGCCCGCACCGTGGCCAATCGCGTGATCTTCATGGACAAGG
The sequence above is drawn from the Pseudomonas sp. FP2196 genome and encodes:
- a CDS encoding amino acid ABC transporter permease, which translates into the protein MQNSIGAPKQRLSLSDPRVRAWLFQIITVVAVVSLGWYLFDNTQTNLEHRGITSGFSFLERSAGFGIAQHLIDYTEADSYARVFVIGLLNTLLVTVIGVILATILGFIIGVARLSQNWIISKLATVYVEVFRNIPPLLQILFWYFAVFTAMPGPRNSHNFGDTFFVSSRGLNMPAALMADGFWAFVIGIVVAIIATVLMCRWATKRFEETGVPFHKFWVGLAILLVIPTLCALIFGAPLHWEMPELKGFNFVGGWVLIPELLALTLALTVYTAAFIAEIVRSGIKSVSHGQTEAARSLGLRNGPTLRKVIIPQALRVIIPPLTSQYLNLAKNSSLAAGIGYPEMVSLFAGTVLNQTGQAIEVIAITMSVYLAISISISMLMNWYNKRIALIER
- a CDS encoding amino acid ABC transporter permease — translated: MTTHTFKPDMPPPSRSIGVVAWMRANMFSSWLNTLLTLFAFYLIYLVVPPLLSWAIVDANWVGTTRADCTKEGACWVFIQQRFGQFMYGYYPADLRWRVDLTVWLAVIGVAPLFISRFPRKAVYGLSFLVLYPIIAYILLHGGFGLANVATSQWGGLMLTLVIATVGIAGALPLGIVLALGRRSNMPAIRVICVTFIEFWRGVPLITVLFMSSVMLPLFLPEGMNFDKLLRALIGVILFQSAYVAEVVRGGLQAIPKGQYEAAAAMGLGYWRSMGLVILPQALKMVIPGIVNTFIALFKDTSLVIIIGLFDLLNSVKQAAADPKWLGMATEGYVFAALVFWIFCFGMSRYSMHLERKLDTGHKR
- a CDS encoding amino acid ABC transporter ATP-binding protein, coding for MSEAIKKPVGPEGIIQMQGVNKWYGQFHVLKDINLNVKQGERIVLCGPSGSGKSTTIRCLNRLEEHQQGRIVVDGVELTNDLKQIEAIRREVGMVFQHFNLFPHLTILQNCTLAPMWVRKMPKRKAEEIAMHYLERVRIPEQAHKFPGQLSGGQQQRVAIARALCMKPKIMLFDEPTSALDPEMVKEVLDTMIGLAEDGMTMLCVTHEMGFARTVANRVIFMDKGEIVEQAAPNDFFDNPQNDRTKLFLSQILH